Genomic segment of Streptomyces sp. NBC_01210:
GTCCCCGGTCGTGGACGATGTCCCGCAACCGCGTGTCCTCCGCGTACCAGGAGCCACTGCGGTACGCGGTGAGCTGGGCCCGTGAGACCAGACCGGCACAGCGATCGTCCTCACCGCGGACGATCAGGTGCCCCACGCCGGCGCCGATGAGGACGGACAGGGCGACGTCGACGATCATGTCATCGCCGACCTGCGGTCCGGGTGTGGTCATGGCGTCGGCGGCAGTCAGCTCGATGCGGGCCGTCTGCCGTGGCTGCGTGAGAATCAGCGTCAAGGGACACCTTTCGTGTTCGGTGGATCAATGGGCCGAGTGCGACTGCCAGGGCTGTGATTTCATGCGGCGCTTCTGAACGAGGACTGGCGTTGTGAGGTGCCCGTCCGCCCCTGGGATGCAGCGGGGGAGCGGCGGGTCTGGGCGGGGCGGCTGCGCCGGCTGCGGGACGACGAGGCGCCGCGCTTCGCTCGCTCCGCCACGGGTGCGGTGATGGTGACAGGTACACCGGAGGGGGGCTGGGCGCCGGTGATGCGGCTGAGTTCGGCTTCGCCGGAGCGGACGTGGGTGGTGTGCGGGGTGATGCCGGCGTCTGCCATGAGGCGTGCCATGTCGCGGCGCTGGTTGGGCAGGACCAGGGTGACGACGCTGCCGGACTCGCCGGCGCGGGCGGTGCGGCCGCCGCGGTGCAGGTAGTCCTTGTGGTCGCTGGGCGGGTCGACGTTGACGACGAGGTCGAGGTTGTCGACGTGGATGCCGCGGGCTGCGACGTTGGTGGCCACCAGCGCGGTGACGTGGCCGGTCTTGAACTGGGCCAGGGTGCGGTTGCGCTGGGGCTGGGACTTGCCGCCGTGCAGCGCGGCGGCGCGTACGCCGCTGTTGAGCAGGTGCTTGGTGAGCTGGTCCACGGCGTGCTTGGTGTCCAGGAACATGATCACGCGGCCGTCGCGGGCTGCGATCTCGGTGGTGGTGGCGTACTTGTCGGCGCCGTGGACATGCAGGACGTGGTGCTCCATCGTGGTGACCGCGCCCGCGGAGGGGTCGACGGAGTGGACCACCGGGTCGTGGAGGTAGCGGCGCACCAGCAGGTCGACATTGCGGTCCAGGGTGGCCGAGAACAGCATCCGCTGGCCCTCGGGGCGTACCTGGTCGAGGAGTTCGGTGACCTGGGGCATGAACCCCATGTCGGCCATCTGGTCGGCTTCGTCCAGGACGGTGATGTCCACCCGGTCCAGACGGCAGTCCTTGCGCTCGATAAGGTCCTTGAGGCGGCCCGGCGTCGCCACCACGACCTCGGCCCCGGCGCGCAGCGCACTGGCCTGGCGGCCGATCGACATACCGCCGACCACGGTGGCCAGTCGCAGCTTCAGCGACCGGGCGTAGGGGGTGAGCGCGTCGGTGACCTGCTGAGCCAGCTCGCGGGTGGGAACCAGGACCAGCGCCAGCGGCTGACGGGGCTCGGCACGCCTGCCCTCGGTACGGGCCAGCAACGCCAGACCGAAGGCGAGCGTCTTGCCCGAACCGGTACGCCCGCGGCCCAGCACGTCCCGGCCGGCCAGGGAGTTCGGCAGCGTCGCCGCCTGGATCGGGAACGGCACGGTCACCCCCTCGGTGCGAAGCGCCGCCAGCAGGGGTGCGGGTATATCCAGTTCGGCGAAGGCTTCGACGGCGGGCAGCGCCGGTGTGATGCTGACAGGCAGCGCGAACTCCCCCTGCAGTGCGGCGGGACGACGCCCGTAGCCGCCGGAACGGCGCGGGGCCGCCGAGCGGCCCGGAGCTCCCTGGCGTCCCTGCGGCTGCGAACGGAAGCCGTCGCCTCTGCCGGAGCCGGCGTTGCCGCCCTTGCGGGTGCGGGAGTAGCGGTCGTTCGTGCGAGCTGAGCGGTTCATGTAGAACCTTCCTCGATATGGCACGTATCGAGGGATTCTCGGCAGCAATGAGCGCCACAGAAATCGCAAGAACGAGCCGAAGCAAAAACTGAAGACGAAGTCCGACCGCCACGAAAGAAACGGGGGCCGGTACGTCAAAATGACTGACATGCGCCAGGGCGTGGGATGCCGAATCAGGGAAATCGGGCGGGCCTGTGACCGGCAGGAGCCGTGGACGGATCGACTGCCGTACGGTGAGAAAACGTATTGTCTCTCGCCTCGCGTGAAGCCACTGCGGCCCTGGCTGAAACCCGGAAAAAGTAACGAGCTGGGGCCCGCACCCCAAGGTGCGGGCCCCAGCTGCGTCGTGCGTGTCAGCGTCAGGCGGGAACGATGTTCTCGGCCTGCGGGCCCTTCTGGCCCTGCGTGACGTCGAAGTTCACCTTCTGGCCCTCCTGCAGCTCACGGAAGCCCTGGGCGGCGATGTTCGAGTAGTGGGCGAACACGTCAGCGCCGCCGCCGTCCTGCTCGATGAAGCCGAAACCCTTTTCCGCGTTGAACCACTTGACGGTGCCAGTAGCCATGTCATATCTCCTTCGGGGCAGTGCCCGGTGCCCGCACTGTGCGAGCTCCGCGTCGCCGCGATGATTGCCCCGTCCGGAAAGTATCCGGCAATACAGAAGTGCACGCTCCGGAATTAACGCCGGTACGAGCACTTGAAGTCTTTGGGAACCACAACTGCAACTGAGAACAACGGTAGCACGGCGCAAGCGGCCGGGCGCGGCGAGTAATATCACTCCGCCCGCCGTGCCATAAACCCTCATCGCGCATTGGCCGAATATCTGTGCCTGCGGCAATAGATACTCGAGTGCGCGGAGCGCATGGGGGCGGAACGGAGGGAGCCGCCGAGGCGGTGTCGGGCGTGGAAACGCGGCCTCTTCGCCGGGCCGGCGAACAGCACGCCTGTCCGGCCTTCGTGGCCGGGGCGAGGGTTCGCCGATGCTCAGGCGCAGTCAGGAGCCGACTGCCCCGCCCGAGTCTGCCGTGGGCCGGCGCAGTTCCTCGTTGATGCGCAGGGCTTCCTCGAGCTGGTCTTCCAGAATGACGATGCGGCAGGCTGCGTCGATCGGTGTCCCGCTGTCGACCAGTTCGCGTGCGCGAGCGGCGATGCGCAGTTGGTAGCGGGAGTAGCGGCGATGGCCGCCTTCGGATCGCAGTGGGGTGATCAGACGGGCTTCGCCGACGGCCCGGAGGAAGCCGGGCGTGGCGCCGATCATTTCGGCGGCGCGACCCATGGTGTAGGCGGGGTAGTCGTCATCATCGAATCGGTCGCTGGTGGTGTGCGGTGGAGTTTCTGGGGGCATTTGCACCTCTTTCTGGAACGCGCGTCGAGGGGCCCCGGCGCGTACACGCCAGGGCCCCGAGGGGTATCAACACCATCTGCCGGCGCTGTGCGCTGGCTTTCTTGTTCCGCGTGTCCGTCCCTGAGGGCGGAGGTGCGGGGATCGCGGATGCGTGACCGGGGACCACCTTCCAATCGGGGCCTGCGGTACCCGGGCGTACTGGATCCTCGCCCGGGCGATCCTGATGGCGTCTGCTCCTCTCTGGTTGTGTCGTACTGCTCTGAGAACTGCGGTACTGCAGGGCGAGCCCGGAGGCCGCCCGGGCCGACTCTGTCGCGTGCGCTGACTTCGTCGGCTACGCGAGAAACTCTAACCGTGAAGGCGGGTAATTTCTACCCTGGACGCGATAGATTTTCCTGGTCCTGGAGAGAAAATATCGTCGCACTGCTGCAGCGGTCCGAAGCCGGGCCACCGGCCCAGGCGGTGTACAGGAGCAGGAAGGCAGGACCTGCCGGTCTCCGGCGGTTGGGAGAGGGGGAGGGCTCCGGCGGGTTCAAGTACGGACATCGGCACCAGTTGGCGGTGCGCCACTTGTGGCATTCATCGAATGCCGCAGTCGCGCTTGCCGCTGATGCAGCACCTCCACGGTGCAGACACGGGCACGGGGGCGGCCGTCGGTGACGACTTACCCACGGAAACATCTTTCCCTGCTGATCCGGCTGCTTCACTATGGGCTCTTGTTTCCTGCTGGTAACAACGGCGTGTTTCCGCCTGGGCAGGTGGGTCGGTCGCGCGGTAGTGAACGAGGAGTCAACAGGGTGCCAGAACTCCACAAGGTCGGTCCCGATTCCGCGGACGAGAAACTGCTCTACACCGCCCTGTCGGACGCGGGGCTCACCGAACGCATCCGCGCCGGTGCCCCGCCCGCCTATCCCGCCATCCAGGAGCTCAAGCGCCGCCACCTGCCTGCTGTTCTCACCTACGCCCGGCTCTGCGGACGCAATCAGGTCGCTGGGAACCAACTGGCCGTCCAGGCCTTCGGCCTCGCCGCCCGGGAGGCGTGCCGGGGCATTGAGCCCCAGGGGAACTGGCGTCACCATCTGCTGATGCTTGTTCAGCGGGTGGGGCTCAGCTGGGCCGCCGACGGTCGCCGGGACCGGCTCGAATCCGACTTCGTGGCATGGATCGATGACACTGCCGACTTCAGCGCAACAGATCTGCCTGAATCCCGGCGCCTCCGGCTCGAGGCGTCGTCGGCCATGCTGACCGGCTTCTACCGGCTGCCGGAGCTGACACGGGGCGTCCTCTGGTACGCGGTGGTCGACGAGGAGCCGGACGCCACGGTCGCCACCTTCCTCAACGTCGACCCGAACATCGTTCCCGAGTTGCGGGACAAGGCGCAGAACGCCATGCGCCAGGCCTATCTCCGGGCATATCTGGAGCAGGGCGGGGACAGAAAATGTCTGGGATTCCGCCGCATCATCGAGGCGGCGGCGCGGCCGGGGGACCGGCGGCGCAGCGAGGATCTGACGCTCCATCTGACGGAATGTCCCAGCTGTACACGGCTGGTCGCGGAGCTGCCGCGGCTGGCGGACGACCCCCGGACTGTGTTGGCTGAGGGCCTGCTCCGGTGGGGCGGAGCGGCCTACGCGGCGCGCGGTCCCGTGCGCGGCCTGCTCGACGCCGTACCGGTCCAGTCCGACCGGTCGGCCCCCACGGCAGGCATGTCCGCGTCCACCGCCTCGGCGGAGTCGCCGCAGAGCGAGCAGACGCCGCGGAACGGCGCGAGGCGGCTGTCCCGGACCGTCGTCCTCGTCGCTGTGGCGGCCGCGGCCGTTGTTGTCGCAGGCACTCTGCTGGCGACCGCATCCGAGGACTCCGGTCCGGCACGCGACCGCGCGGAGGAGCCCCCGCTCCGGGAAGCCTGGCCCACCGCGGCCGTGCCCGTTCCCGCCCCGTCGACGAGCCCCAGCCTGGAGCCGTCGAAGAAGCCCTCACGCTCGCCGAGCCCCACCACGTCGGCCGCTGCCGCCAATCCTCCTGCCCCCAAGCCTGCGGCGCCCGCTCCGTCGAAGAGCGTCCCGCGCCGGCCGGTGCCGATCGTCCCGGGGGGCGGCTACACCCAGGTCGTTCACACGGATTCCGGTCTGTGCCTGGACATCGTGAACGGTGTGATGGCAGACCGCACCGATGTCGTCACCGTGCGCTGCAGTGGCGCCCTGACCCAGCAGTGGAGTCTGGACTCCATCGGCCTCCTGCGCAGTAACGCAGATCCCGATTTCTGCCTGGACTCGCGCGGCGACACCGACCGCGGCGTCGGCATCTGGTCCTGCGCCTCCGTCAACGGCAAGAACGGCCTGAATCTTCTCTTCACCGTTGATGGATCAGGAGCCATACGCCCACAGGTCGCGCCGGACTTCGCCCTTGAACCCTTGGGCAGCTCCGAGGGCAGTCTGCTCGACTTCGACCCGGTTGACGGAGACAGCGACCAGCGCTGGACCGCCGGCGTCTCCCAACAGAACTGAAGCGTGTTGCGGAGAGCTGTGTGCGGGCGGGCCGGCGCCGCGCGGTATCTCGGTTTGCGAAGGACTCGGCTGCCGGGACGAAGATGCCTGTATGAGCGGAGAGACGGATGAGGTACGCGAAGCGATCGCGGGCGAACTGCGTCTGATGGACCCCAGCGTGCGATCGTCACGGTCGCTTGCCCGGCAGCTGCTGGACCCGGAGTTCGTAGAGGTCGGTGCTTCGGGTCGGCGGTGGACGTATGAGGAAATGCTTGCCGAGCTGCCGGAGATGCAGGGCGGCGGAGAAAACGGTCCGCGCTATGAGCCCTCTCATGTGACCGGTGTTCTGCTGGCGCCCGGGCTGGTGCATGTCACCTACGAGACCACGATCGGTGGAGTCCGGGCACGGCGGGCTTCGCTCTGGCGCAAGCAGCCTGCGGATGGGACATGGCGCATGTACTTTCACCAGGCCACGCCCATTCCGCCCGAGTCTGTGTAACTCAACGGTGCGAGGCGCACCTCCGCGTCAGCAGAGCACGGTGAGTGCCCCCGGCTGCACCCTCGCCGTCACCGGGAGCGTCGCCTCGATCTCGCCGTCCGCGCCGTAGGGGATATCGCGATCGGCCTCGATGCGAATCTCCTTGCCCCGCAGGATCTCCACCTCCGGGCGCTGCACGTGCGCCCCTGTCTTGAGCTCATTCATGATCGCGAAAAACAGCCGCTTGGGTGCATGCCGGATCACGACCACGTCCAGCAGGCCGTCGTCGAGCCGTGCGTCGGGGGCGATCTGGCGGCCGAACCCGTAGAAGCGGGAGTTGGCGGCCACGACCGTGTAGCCGCGCCGTTCGTGAAGCACGCCGTCCACGGTGATGCGGTAGGAGACGGGTCGCCAGGTCAGCACGGCACGCATGCCGCCCGCGTAGTACGAGGCGGCGCCCCTCAGCAGCCGGGCGGTGTTGGCGTACTGGTTGGCCACCGCGTCGACTCCCGCGTACACACTGCCCAGCACGCATGTCCCGGGGTGCACGGCTGATTCGACCTGGATGGTGTCGATCGCCCGAGGCGAGCCGTTGAGCAGCACTTCGGCCAGGGCGGGTGCGTCGGCCGGAAGTCCGAGCGCGCGGGCAAAGTCGTTGCCCCGGCCGGCCGGGACGATGCTGAACAGGGTGTCAGTGCCACTCAGTGCCCCGCCGACACAGCCGGCGATCCCGTCGCCGCCCACCGCGAGCACGACGTGCCCGCGCTCGCCGGCCTGCTGCGCTACTTCCCGTGCGTGTTCCAGGCTGCGGCTGTACTGGGTGTCGAGCTGCGCCCCGGCCTCCCGCAGGAGGCGAGCCAGCGGAAGCAGGGCCGCCGTACCGCTGGAACCGCCTGCGGTGGGGTTGACGATGGCTGTGAAATGTCGCATGAATGCGCCTCCGGTCGGCACGGGGCAAGTCAGCGGACGGGGATGAGGACGCCGGGGTTGAGGACCCCGGACGGGTCGATCTCGTTCTTGACGGCCTGCAGGATGTTGACTCCGACAGGGCCGATCTCCCGCGCGTACCAGTCGCGGTGGTCGGTGCCGACTCCGTGATGATGGCTGATGGTGCCGCCGGCGAGAAGGATCGCGTCGTTGGCGGCCTGCTTGACGGGGGCCCAGTGGGCGACCGGATCGTCCCCCTGCGCCGAGACCACGGTGAAGTAGAGGGACGCGCCGTTCTCGTACACATGGGAGATGTGGCACATGACCAGGGGCGGGGTGCCTGCGTCGGTCAGGGTCGTGGTGAGAGCCTGGCGCACCGCGTCGTACAGTGCCGGCAGGCCGGACCAGAACGTCGCCGTCTCCAGGGTCTCGGCGAACGCGCCGGCGTCCAGCAGCGCGTCACGCAGGTATGGGGCGTTGTAGCGGCCGTGGGCCCACCGGTCGCCCGGTTCTGCGCCGAGGAATTCACCGCCGCAGGCGAGCAGCACCTCTCGGGCCCGGGCGCGCCGGTCCGCAGTGTCCTCAGCGGTGCCCTCGTAGCCGGCGATCGCCATGCAGCCGGCCGCCTGCGGGGCGTCGGACCCGCCGATGGCGTCCGGCTGCGCGAGGCCGATGAAGGTCTCCGTTTCGTCCGACAGCCGCAGTACGGTCGGCAGCGGACCGTCCTGG
This window contains:
- a CDS encoding CBS domain-containing protein, whose amino-acid sequence is MTLILTQPRQTARIELTAADAMTTPGPQVGDDMIVDVALSVLIGAGVGHLIVRGEDDRCAGLVSRAQLTAYRSGSWYAEDTRLRDIVHDRGPFTLSETSLTEAEYAMRARELGASPVVDEDGYILGVLALAH
- a CDS encoding DEAD/DEAH box helicase, with the protein product MNRSARTNDRYSRTRKGGNAGSGRGDGFRSQPQGRQGAPGRSAAPRRSGGYGRRPAALQGEFALPVSITPALPAVEAFAELDIPAPLLAALRTEGVTVPFPIQAATLPNSLAGRDVLGRGRTGSGKTLAFGLALLARTEGRRAEPRQPLALVLVPTRELAQQVTDALTPYARSLKLRLATVVGGMSIGRQASALRAGAEVVVATPGRLKDLIERKDCRLDRVDITVLDEADQMADMGFMPQVTELLDQVRPEGQRMLFSATLDRNVDLLVRRYLHDPVVHSVDPSAGAVTTMEHHVLHVHGADKYATTTEIAARDGRVIMFLDTKHAVDQLTKHLLNSGVRAAALHGGKSQPQRNRTLAQFKTGHVTALVATNVAARGIHVDNLDLVVNVDPPSDHKDYLHRGGRTARAGESGSVVTLVLPNQRRDMARLMADAGITPHTTHVRSGEAELSRITGAQPPSGVPVTITAPVAERAKRGASSSRSRRSRPAQTRRSPAASQGRTGTSQRQSSFRSAA
- a CDS encoding cold-shock protein — translated: MATGTVKWFNAEKGFGFIEQDGGGADVFAHYSNIAAQGFRELQEGQKVNFDVTQGQKGPQAENIVPA
- a CDS encoding MerR family transcriptional regulator; amino-acid sequence: MPPETPPHTTSDRFDDDDYPAYTMGRAAEMIGATPGFLRAVGEARLITPLRSEGGHRRYSRYQLRIAARARELVDSGTPIDAACRIVILEDQLEEALRINEELRRPTADSGGAVGS
- a CDS encoding RICIN domain-containing protein, yielding MPELHKVGPDSADEKLLYTALSDAGLTERIRAGAPPAYPAIQELKRRHLPAVLTYARLCGRNQVAGNQLAVQAFGLAAREACRGIEPQGNWRHHLLMLVQRVGLSWAADGRRDRLESDFVAWIDDTADFSATDLPESRRLRLEASSAMLTGFYRLPELTRGVLWYAVVDEEPDATVATFLNVDPNIVPELRDKAQNAMRQAYLRAYLEQGGDRKCLGFRRIIEAAARPGDRRRSEDLTLHLTECPSCTRLVAELPRLADDPRTVLAEGLLRWGGAAYAARGPVRGLLDAVPVQSDRSAPTAGMSASTASAESPQSEQTPRNGARRLSRTVVLVAVAAAAVVVAGTLLATASEDSGPARDRAEEPPLREAWPTAAVPVPAPSTSPSLEPSKKPSRSPSPTTSAAAANPPAPKPAAPAPSKSVPRRPVPIVPGGGYTQVVHTDSGLCLDIVNGVMADRTDVVTVRCSGALTQQWSLDSIGLLRSNADPDFCLDSRGDTDRGVGIWSCASVNGKNGLNLLFTVDGSGAIRPQVAPDFALEPLGSSEGSLLDFDPVDGDSDQRWTAGVSQQN
- a CDS encoding nuclear transport factor 2 family protein, with product MSGETDEVREAIAGELRLMDPSVRSSRSLARQLLDPEFVEVGASGRRWTYEEMLAELPEMQGGGENGPRYEPSHVTGVLLAPGLVHVTYETTIGGVRARRASLWRKQPADGTWRMYFHQATPIPPESV
- a CDS encoding diacylglycerol/lipid kinase family protein → MRHFTAIVNPTAGGSSGTAALLPLARLLREAGAQLDTQYSRSLEHAREVAQQAGERGHVVLAVGGDGIAGCVGGALSGTDTLFSIVPAGRGNDFARALGLPADAPALAEVLLNGSPRAIDTIQVESAVHPGTCVLGSVYAGVDAVANQYANTARLLRGAASYYAGGMRAVLTWRPVSYRITVDGVLHERRGYTVVAANSRFYGFGRQIAPDARLDDGLLDVVVIRHAPKRLFFAIMNELKTGAHVQRPEVEILRGKEIRIEADRDIPYGADGEIEATLPVTARVQPGALTVLC